In Bythopirellula goksoeyrii, a single window of DNA contains:
- a CDS encoding PP2C family serine/threonine-protein phosphatase, producing MTIEWRSIVRSVQGESHVADDIPCQDSSRVRVLEGKSVGTLVACVADGAGSAKHSAVGSLVVCNAIVECVDAYLEAHGTIADLDESQIIQWCDVARQRLDEEAKVRESRSAEFATTLCAAILSPTGSCFFQIGDGAIVLEQKGVHGVVFWPESGEYINTTTFLTSKEYRDRLQLYVTESIFCNVAMFTDGIDRIALRFDSQTPHSPFFEPLFQALRTLPDWQSLGDKLEGFLRSPSVSSRSDDDKTLLLAARKDD from the coding sequence ATGACTATCGAGTGGCGTTCCATTGTCCGTAGTGTGCAGGGAGAATCGCATGTTGCGGACGATATCCCGTGTCAAGATAGCAGCCGAGTGCGAGTCTTGGAGGGGAAGTCTGTCGGAACGCTCGTTGCTTGTGTGGCCGATGGTGCTGGTTCGGCAAAACATAGCGCAGTCGGTTCGTTGGTAGTTTGCAACGCGATCGTTGAATGCGTGGATGCCTATCTGGAGGCTCACGGCACGATCGCCGATTTAGATGAATCGCAGATTATCCAATGGTGCGACGTGGCACGACAGCGACTCGATGAAGAAGCAAAAGTGCGCGAGTCACGATCTGCAGAGTTTGCCACTACGCTCTGTGCGGCAATCCTCTCACCGACCGGTTCGTGTTTTTTTCAGATCGGCGATGGCGCCATCGTCCTTGAGCAAAAAGGTGTCCATGGTGTCGTGTTCTGGCCCGAATCGGGCGAGTATATCAATACAACCACCTTTCTGACTTCGAAGGAATACCGAGATCGATTGCAACTCTATGTCACGGAAAGTATCTTCTGCAACGTAGCTATGTTCACCGACGGGATAGATCGAATTGCCTTGCGATTTGATTCTCAAACTCCTCATTCTCCCTTCTTCGAGCCGCTTTTTCAGGCGTTGCGTACTCTACCGGATTGGCAAAGCTTGGGAGACAAATTGGAAGGTTTCCTTCGCTCTCCCTCTGTGAGCAGCCGCAGTGACGATGACAAAACTCTCCTCTTAGCTGCCCGAAAAGATGACTAG
- a CDS encoding vWA domain-containing protein, whose product MDQISAENAFDSVEFAENPEPRVPCVLILDTSTSMHGPRIAELNKGLETYRDELLADTLAAKRVEVAIVTFGGRVTRLVEFATALDFNPPKLNVIGGTPMGEAIQVALDMIEERKASYRENGIAYYRPWAFLITDGEPNDHWKPIIQRVHKGEQEKAFCFFAVGVEGANMKVLDEISVRKSLWLQGTKFRELFSWLSNSQQAVSRSSPGDEVPLEDPTSGPSGWAQI is encoded by the coding sequence ATGGACCAAATTTCTGCCGAAAACGCTTTTGATTCAGTCGAATTCGCTGAGAATCCGGAGCCTCGGGTTCCTTGCGTGCTGATTCTAGATACGTCGACTTCGATGCATGGTCCCCGAATCGCGGAGCTTAACAAGGGCCTCGAAACTTATCGGGATGAATTGCTGGCCGATACTTTGGCCGCCAAACGGGTGGAAGTTGCAATCGTGACTTTCGGGGGGCGGGTGACCCGGCTAGTAGAGTTTGCCACGGCCCTGGATTTTAATCCCCCTAAATTGAATGTGATCGGTGGCACTCCAATGGGGGAAGCGATTCAAGTCGCACTAGACATGATCGAGGAGCGAAAGGCGAGCTATCGAGAAAATGGCATCGCTTATTATCGCCCTTGGGCGTTCCTTATCACCGACGGCGAGCCGAACGATCACTGGAAACCCATCATTCAGCGCGTACACAAAGGCGAGCAAGAGAAAGCATTTTGCTTTTTTGCCGTGGGAGTTGAGGGAGCCAACATGAAAGTTCTCGATGAAATCAGCGTTCGCAAGTCGCTGTGGTTGCAGGGAACAAAGTTCCGGGAGCTATTCAGTTGGCTCTCCAATTCACAACAGGCCGTTTCCCGCTCTTCGCCGGGAGACGAAGTCCCGCTGGAAGACCCCACCTCAGGCCCCAGTGGTTGGGCTCAAATCTGA
- the lpxA gene encoding acyl-ACP--UDP-N-acetylglucosamine O-acyltransferase → MIHSTAIISDQAQIGADVEIGPFSIIEGDVVIGARTKLAGHVTIKSGTTLGTDNSVCEGTVLGGFAQHANRPEKSGRLVIGSRNTIREHSTVHRAIHADQTTTIGDDCLLMVGAHVAHDCRVGNRVILTNGVMLGGHVEVGDRACLGGNAAVHQHCRIGRLAMVGGCTKVVQDLPPFVLTDGATALIVGLNRVGLQRAGFTREEVLELKAAYRVIYREGLTFNEMLNALESRFPVGLAAEYTEFFRVGTRGFVQERRSPPKIALRVHPAVDEDESDKPEIKAFPHAA, encoded by the coding sequence ATGATTCACTCCACAGCAATCATCAGTGACCAAGCCCAGATCGGTGCTGATGTCGAGATTGGACCGTTCTCAATCATCGAAGGCGATGTCGTTATTGGTGCGAGAACCAAACTAGCCGGCCATGTGACGATCAAGAGCGGCACAACGCTCGGTACAGACAACTCAGTTTGTGAAGGAACCGTGCTGGGCGGATTTGCGCAGCATGCGAATCGCCCAGAGAAATCGGGACGATTGGTGATTGGCTCGCGAAATACCATCCGCGAACACTCCACCGTGCATCGGGCTATTCATGCAGACCAAACGACCACCATCGGCGACGATTGCCTGCTGATGGTAGGTGCCCACGTAGCCCACGATTGCCGTGTCGGTAATCGTGTGATACTCACCAATGGGGTGATGCTCGGGGGGCACGTCGAAGTCGGCGATCGGGCCTGCCTAGGTGGCAACGCCGCCGTTCATCAACATTGCCGCATAGGCCGCCTGGCAATGGTGGGAGGATGCACCAAGGTGGTGCAGGATCTACCACCGTTTGTTCTCACAGACGGCGCAACGGCACTCATAGTCGGATTGAACAGAGTAGGGCTTCAAAGAGCAGGTTTCACTCGGGAAGAAGTATTGGAGCTCAAAGCCGCCTATCGAGTGATCTATCGCGAAGGACTTACGTTCAATGAAATGCTCAACGCATTGGAAAGCCGCTTCCCCGTTGGTCTCGCCGCCGAATACACCGAGTTCTTCCGCGTAGGAACCCGAGGCTTTGTCCAAGAACGCCGCAGCCCACCAAAGATTGCCTTGCGAGTGCATCCTGCTGTCGACGAAGATGAGTCAGACAAGCCGGAAATCAAAGCGTTTCCGCATGCTGCATAG
- a CDS encoding tetratricopeptide repeat protein, giving the protein MADENKLYDEADQLKAAGKLDEAAAKLGEALAINDQYALGHSAMAVVLQKMGKHEEAIEHACKVAELDPMDPFSFTALSVTYQRAYAGTGNMDYVRLAEEAMERSRQLSQG; this is encoded by the coding sequence ATGGCAGACGAAAACAAGCTCTATGACGAGGCCGACCAACTGAAGGCCGCTGGCAAACTCGATGAGGCCGCTGCAAAACTTGGCGAAGCGCTCGCAATCAACGATCAATATGCCTTGGGTCACTCGGCCATGGCTGTGGTCCTGCAAAAGATGGGCAAGCACGAGGAGGCCATCGAACATGCTTGCAAGGTCGCCGAACTCGATCCGATGGACCCTTTTAGCTTCACAGCGTTGAGCGTCACCTACCAGCGTGCCTATGCTGGCACCGGTAATATGGACTACGTCCGCCTGGCCGAAGAAGCGATGGAACGGAGTAGGCAGTTGAGTCAGGGATGA
- a CDS encoding DUF3467 domain-containing protein: protein MADEKKEPKEAQAANQQEQQRVQVDDHNASCSYANFCRVTGTPEELIIDFGLNSQPFGVPTEPVVITQRLVTNYYTAKRLLHALHLSVQRHEQAFGPLETDVQKRVVQKPS, encoded by the coding sequence GTGGCAGACGAAAAAAAAGAGCCCAAAGAAGCCCAAGCAGCCAATCAGCAAGAACAGCAGCGCGTGCAAGTCGACGACCACAACGCAAGCTGCTCCTACGCCAACTTCTGCCGCGTGACAGGCACTCCTGAGGAGCTGATCATCGACTTCGGCCTGAACTCCCAACCCTTCGGCGTACCGACAGAACCCGTCGTGATAACTCAGCGCCTAGTGACCAACTACTACACCGCCAAGCGCCTTCTCCACGCCCTGCACCTCTCCGTGCAGCGCCACGAACAAGCTTTCGGACCGCTAGAAACCGACGTCCAAAAACGCGTCGTCCAAAAGCCCAGCTAG
- the rsmG gene encoding 16S rRNA (guanine(527)-N(7))-methyltransferase RsmG encodes MSETENTQPTPADLAHALCEVGIELPDDRIGLLDRYRSVLWRWNEQINLTRHTTLEKFVNRDVVDSLELAKLLPERKRILDIGTGGGVPGLILAICRPDLKVSVCESMQKKAKVVEAIVSELHLPATVYGCRAEEVLQLQTFDTLVARGVASLSKILRWFEPHWSAFDQLLLIKGRKWVLERGEARHNGLLKKLELRKAATYLTPASEAESVILSITSPKTTSRRG; translated from the coding sequence TTGTCTGAAACCGAAAACACCCAGCCTACCCCTGCCGATCTGGCCCACGCGCTCTGCGAAGTTGGCATCGAATTGCCCGACGACCGAATCGGATTGCTTGATCGCTATCGCAGTGTCTTATGGCGCTGGAATGAGCAAATCAATCTCACTCGACATACGACTCTCGAAAAATTCGTCAACCGTGATGTGGTCGACAGCCTGGAACTTGCCAAGCTGCTACCAGAGCGCAAGCGGATTCTCGACATCGGCACGGGGGGTGGAGTTCCTGGACTTATCCTCGCGATCTGTCGTCCTGACTTGAAAGTGAGTGTCTGCGAATCGATGCAAAAAAAAGCCAAGGTCGTCGAGGCGATCGTTTCAGAATTGCATTTGCCGGCCACGGTCTATGGCTGTCGCGCCGAGGAAGTTTTGCAATTGCAAACATTCGACACGCTTGTTGCTCGAGGAGTCGCCTCTCTATCAAAAATTCTCCGCTGGTTCGAACCGCATTGGTCTGCATTTGACCAACTACTGCTCATCAAAGGCCGCAAGTGGGTCTTAGAACGGGGCGAGGCAAGACATAATGGATTGCTCAAGAAACTAGAGCTCCGCAAAGCGGCTACCTATCTTACCCCAGCATCCGAAGCTGAAAGCGTCATCCTCAGCATTACTAGCCCAAAGACCACCTCGCGCCGGGGATAG
- the truB gene encoding tRNA pseudouridine(55) synthase TruB, producing MLGFLNINKPAGWTSRDVVNRVQRLVRPAKAGHAGTLDPLATGVLVVAVGRATRLIEYVQQKQKRYEASFLLGRRSPSEDIETEVSEIVEATIPTLTEINAALPRFVGSIEQRPPAYSAVHVAGRRAYDLAREGKEVSIAPRSVEVDRLDFTRYEYPELDLAIDCGSGTYVRSLGRDLAESLGTGAVMSRLVRTAIGEFTLNQSVAIDELTPERIEEELVPLAVAVSHLPQMMLSSEQVRELEFGRTIAVEGYRAGAEIAGINGRGDLVAVLTEKRAGILKVLRNFAPSV from the coding sequence ATGCTTGGATTTCTGAATATCAACAAACCGGCAGGGTGGACGTCGAGAGACGTAGTAAACCGTGTGCAGCGACTTGTGCGACCTGCCAAGGCGGGGCATGCGGGGACGCTTGATCCGTTGGCGACTGGAGTGCTGGTCGTGGCGGTGGGGAGGGCGACGCGGTTGATCGAATATGTGCAGCAAAAGCAGAAGCGCTATGAGGCCAGCTTCTTGCTGGGCCGCAGGAGTCCGAGCGAAGATATCGAGACCGAGGTGAGCGAAATTGTTGAAGCAACAATTCCAACTCTCACTGAAATCAATGCGGCCTTACCGCGATTTGTTGGAAGTATTGAGCAACGTCCTCCCGCCTATTCGGCGGTCCACGTCGCAGGTCGACGCGCTTATGATTTGGCCCGTGAGGGGAAAGAGGTCTCGATCGCTCCGCGTTCCGTCGAAGTCGATCGTCTCGACTTCACCCGCTATGAGTACCCAGAACTTGACCTCGCGATCGACTGTGGCAGCGGGACGTATGTCCGCAGTTTGGGGCGAGATTTGGCCGAGAGTTTAGGTACAGGTGCCGTGATGAGCAGGCTCGTGCGTACGGCGATTGGCGAATTCACGCTAAATCAATCGGTTGCTATCGACGAGCTTACTCCGGAGCGGATCGAAGAAGAGTTGGTTCCGCTGGCAGTGGCTGTCAGCCATCTGCCACAGATGATGCTCTCTAGTGAGCAAGTCAGGGAGCTGGAGTTTGGCCGAACGATCGCTGTGGAGGGTTACCGTGCGGGTGCCGAGATTGCGGGGATTAATGGTCGTGGCGACCTTGTTGCCGTGCTGACAGAGAAGCGAGCGGGGATTCTCAAAGTGCTTCGCAACTTTGCGCCATCGGTATGA
- a CDS encoding DNA translocase FtsK, translating into MFENRSLRIDLFTLILLAATAVLGVALFSYNSADPPSSLVQPPQTEFHNACGPIGAYVAHYLLESVGVGAYYLFGSLVVLSVVLMWRGEIDQPVLRAVGWTLSLVAVSTLANLLLPNISPGPEIGPGGFLGAMGRVLLESHFASTGAYILTLSVLLAGWLLSTDYFLFHAAAVTTRVSGRGIMTLGHFSTSNPLARKARPKSDVEDGIEDEGDEEEEYEYEYEDDGEEDAEDEEWEYEDDEEDDAAEEEEVLIRTPASKQEPESASDEEGIVEQEEDDEVPAKPLKNKLASALGIGKKKSEPKKSLLKKTEREEVISQLDAAEQKFPETEFDYVLPPLDLLLESDTVCYEEHEKEVRRKAKILEKTFKNFGFNVKVVEIETGPVIAQYEVQLEAGLRLAKITNLADDLAIALRVPSVRIVAPIPGKNTVGIEVPNENRQLVRMREVIEEANGRAARMKIPIYLGKDVSGNPLVVDLTTMPHLLIAGRTGTGKSVCLNTIILSMLMSRGPDEVRMLMIDPKMVELSGYQKLPHLMHPVVTDMKKAEAILAWGVDKMEERYQLLARAGVRHVTVYNQLSEEELRQRIKPTSEAEWEQIPKQLPFIVIVADEMADLMMTAGKDVEQHIIRLAQKSRAVGIHLILATQKPTVDVITGLIKSNLPARIAFQVASRTDSRVVLDEMGADKLLGNGDMLFLSPGTSQLLRGQGTYLSDDEITRVVDFVGTDVPQFAKELIELKTKEEEEAAVPGQLKNRDEMYEAAVDIVVRERRGSVSLLQRCLGIGYGRAARLIDFMAEDGIVGEYNGSQAREVAISLEDWEAMQAGGEAPEEPAEGPMTVATVPPKQRRTNKVVPGTDEPSDLEEAIEEDSLLEADCDVTSASVEDETVAEDDEEYEYDEEEEEAELPEVEKDSELEASAEDESEEDYEEEYEEEYEEEYEEEYEEEYEDDEGGEAEADDDAEADDAEYEYEYEYEEEEVDEEGEVAESDGEDDDSEWEYEEEEEEDELWEDDEDATASEPEQRSA; encoded by the coding sequence ATGTTCGAAAATCGCAGCTTGCGAATCGATCTTTTTACTTTGATCCTGCTCGCCGCAACAGCGGTGCTGGGTGTTGCGCTCTTTTCCTATAACTCAGCCGACCCTCCCAGTTCGCTTGTTCAACCTCCGCAAACTGAGTTTCACAATGCGTGCGGGCCTATTGGGGCTTATGTCGCGCATTATCTGCTCGAGAGTGTTGGGGTAGGAGCGTATTATCTGTTCGGATCGTTGGTGGTGCTATCGGTGGTGTTGATGTGGCGGGGCGAGATCGACCAGCCTGTGTTGCGTGCCGTCGGCTGGACCCTGTCGCTAGTGGCGGTGAGTACGCTTGCCAATCTATTGTTGCCGAATATTTCTCCGGGCCCCGAAATCGGCCCGGGCGGCTTTCTGGGTGCGATGGGCCGAGTGCTGTTGGAATCGCATTTTGCTTCCACCGGTGCGTATATTCTCACGCTAAGCGTGTTGCTAGCCGGTTGGCTCCTATCGACGGACTACTTCCTGTTTCATGCTGCGGCTGTGACGACCCGCGTTTCTGGTCGGGGGATCATGACACTGGGGCATTTCAGCACCTCCAATCCACTGGCCCGCAAGGCTCGTCCCAAGAGTGACGTAGAAGATGGCATTGAAGATGAGGGTGACGAAGAGGAAGAGTATGAATACGAGTATGAGGACGATGGCGAAGAGGATGCCGAAGACGAGGAATGGGAGTACGAAGATGACGAAGAAGATGATGCCGCCGAGGAAGAAGAGGTCTTGATCCGCACTCCTGCCTCGAAACAGGAGCCTGAATCCGCTTCCGACGAGGAAGGAATCGTTGAGCAGGAGGAGGACGACGAAGTGCCTGCAAAACCATTGAAGAACAAACTGGCTTCTGCCTTGGGCATTGGGAAAAAGAAGAGCGAGCCGAAGAAAAGTTTGCTCAAGAAAACCGAGCGGGAAGAAGTCATCAGCCAACTCGATGCTGCCGAGCAAAAGTTCCCAGAAACAGAGTTCGACTACGTACTGCCGCCACTCGATTTACTGCTCGAATCGGACACGGTCTGTTATGAGGAACATGAGAAGGAAGTCCGGCGCAAGGCCAAGATTTTGGAGAAGACTTTCAAGAATTTTGGTTTCAATGTGAAAGTCGTCGAGATCGAGACGGGGCCGGTTATCGCGCAGTATGAGGTACAACTCGAAGCGGGCTTGCGGTTGGCCAAGATTACGAATCTGGCGGATGACTTGGCAATTGCCCTACGTGTACCGAGTGTGCGCATCGTGGCACCCATCCCGGGTAAGAACACGGTCGGTATTGAAGTGCCGAACGAGAATCGACAATTGGTCCGTATGCGCGAAGTGATCGAAGAGGCCAACGGCCGCGCTGCGCGGATGAAGATTCCCATCTACCTCGGCAAGGATGTTTCGGGCAATCCACTGGTGGTCGATCTCACAACGATGCCGCATCTGCTGATTGCCGGTCGCACGGGTACTGGTAAGAGCGTGTGTCTGAACACGATCATCTTGTCGATGCTGATGAGTCGTGGACCAGATGAAGTGCGGATGCTGATGATCGATCCTAAGATGGTCGAGCTGAGTGGTTACCAGAAACTCCCTCATCTGATGCACCCGGTCGTCACCGACATGAAGAAGGCCGAGGCAATTCTGGCCTGGGGCGTCGACAAAATGGAAGAACGTTACCAGTTGCTAGCTCGGGCCGGTGTGCGTCATGTGACGGTGTACAACCAGTTGAGTGAAGAAGAACTCCGCCAGCGGATCAAACCCACCAGCGAAGCAGAGTGGGAACAGATCCCCAAGCAGTTGCCGTTTATCGTGATTGTGGCCGACGAAATGGCGGATTTGATGATGACTGCCGGCAAGGACGTCGAGCAGCATATCATTCGCTTGGCACAGAAGAGTCGTGCGGTGGGCATCCATCTCATTCTGGCTACCCAAAAACCGACCGTCGACGTGATCACGGGGTTGATCAAATCGAACTTGCCAGCACGGATTGCCTTCCAAGTGGCCAGCCGCACCGACAGCCGAGTGGTGCTCGACGAGATGGGGGCCGACAAGCTCTTAGGCAATGGCGATATGTTGTTTCTTTCGCCGGGCACAAGTCAATTGCTTCGTGGCCAGGGAACTTATCTTTCGGACGACGAGATCACCCGGGTGGTTGATTTTGTCGGAACCGATGTGCCACAGTTTGCCAAGGAATTGATTGAACTCAAGACTAAGGAGGAAGAGGAAGCTGCGGTCCCGGGACAATTGAAGAATCGCGATGAGATGTACGAAGCTGCCGTCGACATTGTCGTCCGCGAACGCCGTGGGAGTGTATCACTGCTACAGCGATGCTTGGGCATCGGCTACGGCCGTGCCGCACGGTTGATCGATTTCATGGCCGAAGATGGCATTGTGGGTGAATACAACGGCTCCCAGGCCCGCGAGGTGGCGATTTCCCTGGAAGATTGGGAGGCAATGCAAGCCGGAGGCGAAGCACCAGAAGAACCAGCCGAAGGTCCCATGACCGTCGCGACCGTACCTCCGAAACAGCGTCGGACAAACAAGGTGGTGCCCGGCACGGATGAACCGAGCGATTTGGAAGAAGCGATAGAAGAAGACTCCCTCCTTGAAGCCGACTGCGACGTCACTTCAGCGTCCGTCGAAGATGAGACTGTCGCGGAAGACGACGAAGAATATGAGTACGACGAAGAGGAGGAGGAAGCTGAACTCCCAGAAGTAGAGAAAGATTCTGAACTAGAAGCATCAGCGGAGGACGAATCCGAGGAAGATTACGAGGAAGAGTACGAGGAAGAGTACGAGGAAGAGTACGAGGAAGAGTACGAGGAAGAGTACGAAGACGACGAGGGTGGGGAAGCTGAAGCGGACGACGATGCAGAGGCTGACGATGCAGAATACGAGTACGAATATGAATACGAAGAAGAGGAAGTCGACGAAGAGGGCGAAGTAGCTGAGTCAGACGGCGAGGACGACGACTCGGAGTGGGAATACGAAGAAGAGGAGGAAGAGGACGAACTCTGGGAGGACGATGAGGACGCGACAGCCTCCGAGCCGGAACAACGCTCTGCTTAG